A genomic region of Micromonospora sp. NBRC 110009 contains the following coding sequences:
- a CDS encoding FixH family protein has product MTALKEKLRLSDEMLGRPAPAGKPVRAGKSARPGRRPRRRGPNRFRQGLLLGICIGMTAALLVGVVGFLVTERRGVAPAAAENASAERHGQGDQRKEPQAAISIDSEHLGDLQVRIEAKVSAPGSYNPITKGQVVAYTDMVAMPMAHKSGPIVMAEVSGQPGVYQALSNVPMAGEYNVIVEVKQPMAATANQRLEVGTVQPKK; this is encoded by the coding sequence GTGACCGCGCTGAAGGAGAAGCTGCGGCTCTCCGACGAGATGCTGGGTCGTCCGGCGCCCGCGGGCAAGCCGGTCCGGGCGGGGAAATCGGCCCGTCCCGGGCGCCGGCCGCGGCGGCGGGGACCGAACCGGTTCCGGCAGGGCCTGCTGCTGGGCATCTGCATCGGAATGACGGCAGCCCTGCTGGTCGGGGTGGTCGGCTTCCTGGTCACCGAGCGACGGGGAGTCGCGCCGGCCGCGGCGGAGAACGCCTCGGCGGAACGGCACGGGCAGGGCGACCAGCGCAAGGAACCGCAGGCCGCGATCTCGATCGACAGTGAGCACCTGGGCGACCTCCAGGTGCGGATCGAGGCGAAGGTCAGCGCGCCGGGCAGCTACAACCCGATCACCAAGGGACAGGTCGTGGCGTACACCGACATGGTCGCCATGCCGATGGCGCACAAGTCGGGTCCGATCGTGATGGCCGAGGTGTCCGGGCAGCCGGGCGTCTACCAGGCCCTCTCGAACGTGCCGATGGCGGGCGAGTACAACGTCATCGTCGAGGTGAAGCAGCCGATGGCCGCCACCGCGAACCAGCGGCTGGAGGTCGGCACGGTGCAGCCGAAGAAGTAA
- a CDS encoding immune inhibitor A domain-containing protein yields the protein MNTFPQSGSRRRLLVALPAIALAATSLTVTGSAAAQQSGPARSIGADEFYINYAEPEVQPDTAGKEVKGKDGIYTSPVDAARAYDRKFAGGNPVAARELAKLEAKAIKTGQSPRQIKQAKGTQTAKLLTLLVEFNDKANDDFTNVYVPKTVFEDRSCVLGTVQNGPKHNTIANPASLPHKDNNSMWVPDFSPAHYDKMLYTKEGITERVRTDLTGPDGKPGVDISGRTMHNMYLEMSKGAYTVDGEASPWITVPHSEGWYAASRCFKDENGNWVAGREQSMNGHPDNPQGAGRLATDAVDALAKMRPDFPWADYDIEDQGDVDGDGNVNEPDGVIDHLVLVHANQGKSRGGGDVGVYSVWAHSSTVTGGYTIPGTKIKVANYIVQPEDAGVGVFAHEFGHDLGLPDLYDTSGNADSDVDFWDLMASGSHTGEIFQAMPTHMGIWDKWVLGWADPLTINPGDDPRAVQLGQTSNTPVGTRDGIKINLPDKVITLAQPHSGANMWYSGADQNWADVKLSRTVAVPNAADAKFWMWNNYVIEADWDYGFLEVSTNGGATWAEQKVYDATGKLVTTNDGYADPNGRMVDYGGKKYGLTGSTGGWRHDYVDLSAYAGQTVQLRLRYATDEAFVERGWFADDFSVTGGGATTWSDDVEGGANGWTQALGTFTDTTGAGWHTDSGTQVKSHYYLAEWRNFDGFDKGLKYAYDTVYSHEAWKVDRISYNAPGMLVWYRDTELGNVNHTTAQLTALPSYGAKGGLLIVDSHNDPLRRQGEAAVKDPSTLDNLPSRPQSSNAAFSLGSSYPFKECLEAANEPYSEYCTSFGAQAPVSAFSDTKGWYPGIEIRNGSAFARDSDASVVIPSRGNAKYTTRVTNPDGTPAPAYYGATLGGGAIVLGTGNPGDAAVAYGVSITIKGAAKNNSYATVYVTSATP from the coding sequence ATGAACACATTTCCGCAGTCTGGGTCACGCCGACGCCTACTCGTCGCGCTGCCCGCCATCGCCCTCGCCGCCACGTCGCTGACCGTGACGGGCAGCGCGGCCGCCCAGCAGTCCGGCCCAGCCCGGAGCATCGGGGCGGACGAGTTCTACATCAACTACGCCGAGCCGGAGGTGCAACCGGACACGGCGGGCAAGGAGGTCAAGGGCAAGGACGGGATCTACACCAGCCCGGTCGACGCAGCGCGGGCCTACGACCGCAAGTTCGCCGGGGGCAACCCGGTGGCCGCGCGGGAACTGGCCAAGCTGGAGGCCAAGGCGATCAAGACCGGGCAGAGCCCCCGGCAGATCAAGCAGGCCAAGGGCACGCAGACCGCCAAGCTGCTCACCCTGCTGGTGGAGTTCAACGACAAGGCGAACGACGACTTCACCAACGTGTACGTGCCGAAGACGGTTTTCGAGGACCGGAGCTGCGTTCTCGGCACCGTCCAGAACGGCCCGAAGCACAACACGATCGCGAACCCGGCGAGCCTGCCCCACAAGGACAACAACTCCATGTGGGTGCCGGACTTCTCGCCGGCGCACTACGACAAGATGCTCTACACCAAGGAGGGCATCACCGAGCGGGTCCGCACGGACCTGACCGGGCCGGACGGCAAGCCGGGCGTCGACATCTCCGGCCGCACGATGCACAACATGTACCTGGAGATGTCCAAGGGCGCGTACACGGTGGACGGCGAGGCGAGCCCGTGGATCACCGTGCCGCACTCGGAGGGCTGGTACGCGGCCTCCCGCTGCTTCAAGGACGAGAACGGCAACTGGGTCGCCGGCCGCGAGCAGTCGATGAACGGCCACCCGGACAACCCGCAGGGCGCCGGGCGGCTGGCCACCGACGCGGTGGACGCGCTGGCGAAGATGCGGCCCGACTTCCCGTGGGCCGACTACGACATCGAGGACCAGGGCGACGTCGACGGTGACGGCAACGTCAACGAGCCCGACGGCGTGATCGACCACCTCGTGCTGGTGCACGCCAACCAGGGCAAGTCCCGCGGCGGCGGCGACGTGGGCGTCTACTCGGTCTGGGCGCACTCGTCGACGGTGACCGGCGGCTACACCATCCCCGGCACCAAGATCAAGGTGGCGAACTACATCGTGCAGCCGGAGGACGCCGGCGTTGGCGTCTTCGCCCACGAGTTCGGCCACGACCTCGGCCTGCCGGACCTCTACGACACCTCCGGCAATGCCGACTCGGACGTCGACTTCTGGGACCTGATGGCCTCGGGCTCGCACACCGGCGAGATCTTCCAGGCGATGCCCACCCACATGGGCATCTGGGACAAGTGGGTGCTCGGCTGGGCCGACCCGCTGACCATCAACCCCGGTGACGACCCGCGCGCGGTGCAGCTCGGCCAGACCTCGAACACCCCGGTCGGCACCAGGGACGGCATCAAGATCAATCTGCCGGACAAGGTGATCACCCTGGCGCAGCCGCACAGCGGCGCCAACATGTGGTACTCCGGCGCCGACCAGAACTGGGCCGACGTCAAGCTGAGCCGGACGGTCGCCGTCCCGAACGCCGCCGACGCGAAGTTCTGGATGTGGAACAACTACGTCATCGAGGCGGACTGGGACTACGGCTTCCTCGAGGTCTCCACCAACGGCGGCGCCACCTGGGCGGAGCAGAAGGTCTACGACGCCACCGGCAAGCTGGTCACGACCAACGACGGCTACGCCGACCCGAACGGCCGCATGGTCGACTACGGCGGCAAGAAGTACGGCCTGACCGGCAGCACCGGCGGCTGGCGGCACGACTACGTCGACCTGTCGGCGTACGCCGGGCAGACCGTGCAGCTGCGGCTCCGCTACGCCACCGACGAGGCGTTTGTGGAGCGGGGCTGGTTCGCCGATGACTTCTCGGTCACCGGCGGCGGCGCCACCACCTGGAGCGACGACGTCGAGGGCGGCGCCAACGGCTGGACCCAGGCGCTGGGCACCTTCACCGACACCACCGGCGCGGGCTGGCACACCGACTCGGGCACCCAGGTCAAGTCGCACTACTACCTGGCCGAGTGGCGTAACTTCGACGGCTTCGACAAGGGCCTGAAGTACGCGTACGACACGGTCTACTCGCACGAGGCGTGGAAGGTCGACCGGATCTCGTACAACGCCCCGGGCATGCTGGTCTGGTACCGGGACACCGAGCTGGGCAACGTCAACCACACGACCGCGCAGCTGACCGCGCTGCCCAGCTACGGCGCGAAGGGCGGCCTGCTGATCGTCGACTCGCACAACGACCCGCTGCGCCGCCAGGGCGAGGCGGCCGTCAAGGACCCGTCGACGCTGGACAACCTGCCCAGCCGTCCGCAGTCGTCCAACGCGGCCTTCTCGCTGGGCTCCAGCTACCCCTTCAAGGAGTGCCTGGAGGCGGCGAACGAGCCGTACAGCGAGTACTGCACCAGCTTCGGCGCCCAGGCCCCGGTGTCGGCGTTCAGCGACACCAAGGGCTGGTACCCGGGCATCGAGATCCGCAACGGCTCCGCGTTCGCCCGGGACAGCGACGCCTCCGTCGTCATCCCGTCGCGGGGCAACGCGAAGTACACCACTCGGGTGACGAACCCCGACGGTACGCCGGCTCCGGCGTACTACGGGGCGACCCTCGGTGGCGGGGCGATCGTGCTCGGCACCGGCAACCCGGGTGACGCCGCTGTCGCGTACGGCGTGTCGATCACCATCAAGGGGGCCGCCAAGAACAACTCGTACGCGACCGTGTACGTGACCTCGGCGACCCCGTGA